The Desmonostoc muscorum LEGE 12446 genome includes a region encoding these proteins:
- a CDS encoding NF041680 family putative transposase: protein MAMPKFNNNQLIAQFQDFRQKIYNCFSSCSDACMDLLDALAGNTGANSIAELSLSPLFPRSYNSIYKAIQKSFNTNIQEKNNEEEEQEEQEKPNNLIRVVSELIKQPQQRPFYLFALDTTPHPRPYARTLAERGYIYQPNTIKGNKPINIGHSYSILSILPEKETGNAAPWSIPISGERVSLDKTGVDVGSEQISSVMSDSSLPWQEKLCVLVADSAYSQRSFLFDQSKHKNVVVIARVRSNRIFYQSPPVDESKKKRGCPKKYGERFNLADVETWHSPDETTQIQQTTCKGRLLNITILAWHQMLMRGTKHQKMYCHPFTLLRIHVTDDTNQSLWKPMWLIVIGEQRGEISPTVANHCYRQRFDIEHMLRFSKQRLLMTQFQTPDVLHEENWIHLVILAYVQLWAARELATHLPRPWERYLEQNNDKIATPSVVQRDFQRIISEIGTPARSPKTRGNSIGRVQGQVQTQRTKHPVVKKKSKSTLAKVKAA from the coding sequence ATGGCTATGCCAAAATTTAATAACAATCAATTAATAGCGCAATTTCAAGATTTTAGACAAAAAATTTACAACTGTTTTTCTTCATGTAGCGACGCCTGTATGGATTTGTTGGATGCGCTTGCGGGTAATACGGGAGCCAATTCAATTGCGGAGTTATCTTTAAGTCCTTTGTTTCCCAGAAGCTATAATTCTATTTATAAAGCAATTCAAAAATCATTTAATACAAATATTCAGGAGAAGAACAATGAAGAAGAAGAACAAGAAGAACAAGAAAAACCCAATAACTTAATTAGGGTGGTATCTGAGTTAATTAAGCAACCACAACAACGCCCTTTTTACTTATTCGCTCTTGATACAACACCGCATCCGCGTCCTTACGCGAGGACTTTAGCTGAACGTGGGTATATTTACCAGCCAAATACTATCAAGGGTAACAAACCGATTAATATTGGTCATTCTTATTCGATACTTTCTATCTTACCAGAGAAAGAAACTGGGAATGCCGCCCCTTGGTCAATACCAATATCAGGAGAAAGGGTATCACTTGATAAAACTGGTGTTGATGTGGGTAGTGAACAAATTTCCTCAGTAATGTCTGATTCATCACTGCCCTGGCAGGAAAAATTGTGCGTCTTAGTAGCAGATAGCGCCTATAGTCAGCGTTCATTTCTGTTTGACCAATCCAAACACAAAAATGTGGTAGTGATAGCCAGAGTTCGTAGTAATCGAATTTTCTACCAATCTCCACCCGTTGATGAGTCAAAGAAAAAACGTGGTTGTCCAAAAAAATACGGTGAACGGTTTAATTTAGCTGATGTTGAAACTTGGCACTCTCCCGACGAGACAACACAAATTCAGCAGACAACCTGTAAGGGTCGTCTTTTAAACATCACCATACTCGCTTGGCATCAAATGTTGATGAGGGGAACCAAGCACCAAAAAATGTATTGTCATCCTTTTACTCTGCTCAGAATTCATGTGACTGATGATACTAATCAATCTCTCTGGAAACCAATGTGGTTAATTGTCATAGGTGAGCAACGTGGAGAAATCTCACCTACGGTTGCAAACCATTGCTATAGACAAAGGTTTGATATTGAACACATGCTGCGATTTAGCAAGCAGCGTTTGTTGATGACGCAGTTTCAAACTCCAGATGTTTTGCATGAGGAAAATTGGATACATTTAGTAATCCTAGCTTACGTACAGTTGTGGGCGGCAAGGGAGTTAGCAACACACTTACCCAGGCCATGGGAGCGTTATTTAGAACAAAACAATGATAAAATTGCCACTCCAAGTGTAGTGCAACGCGATTTTCAGAGAATTATTTCAGAGATTGGTACACCCGCTCGTTCTCCCAAAACCAGAGGAAATTCCATCGGTCGAGTTCAAGGTCAAGTTCAAACACAACGAACTAAGCATCCTGTTGTCAAGAAGAAGTCAAAATCAACACTCGCTAAAGTCAAAGCCGCATAA
- a CDS encoding GNAT family N-acetyltransferase: MSEEIQTLSTEYLDQCAHLYVQVFNSEPWNEQWTFNTAKTRLFEIINTPGFVGFVFKQDELLGFLAGYCKQGQKGKNFYLEEICVRPHKQRQGIGTKLLNKLVDTLTAIEVNRVYLLTNNDGQAEAFYKKHGYQRKQEMIFMTKQL; encoded by the coding sequence ATGTCAGAAGAAATTCAAACCTTGAGTACTGAATATTTAGATCAGTGCGCCCATTTATATGTTCAAGTGTTTAATAGTGAACCTTGGAACGAGCAATGGACTTTTAATACTGCAAAAACCAGGTTATTTGAAATTATTAATACACCCGGTTTTGTCGGATTTGTATTCAAACAAGATGAACTGCTCGGATTCCTAGCAGGTTATTGTAAGCAAGGGCAAAAAGGTAAAAACTTTTATCTAGAAGAAATCTGTGTCCGACCTCATAAGCAGCGTCAAGGAATTGGGACAAAGCTACTCAATAAATTAGTGGATACTCTAACTGCAATAGAAGTTAACAGAGTTTATTTGTTGACCAATAACGATGGACAAGCAGAGGCTTTTTACAAGAAACATGGCTATCAAAGAAAGCAGGAAATGATTTTTATGACAAAACAGTTGTAG
- a CDS encoding response regulator transcription factor, whose protein sequence is MLKVLIVEDDPMMQLGLEQSLMAHPDLEIVGQAEDGYLGVQAALRLKPDVVVMDIGLPRLDGIAATQQIKAALPATHVVMLTSHQTETEIIAALSSGADAYCIKGASVERLLNAIAAAVDGAAYLDPQIARRVIDHLKPPSPTNNTANLSGRELEVLKLMVDGLSNPEIAQKLYLSPNTVKTHVRGIMNKLAVDDRVQAAVVALRSGLV, encoded by the coding sequence ATGTTAAAAGTATTAATTGTCGAAGACGATCCAATGATGCAACTTGGGCTAGAGCAATCGTTAATGGCTCATCCCGATTTGGAGATTGTTGGACAAGCCGAAGATGGCTATCTGGGCGTGCAAGCTGCACTGCGACTAAAACCAGATGTGGTGGTTATGGATATTGGGTTGCCGCGATTAGATGGTATTGCGGCGACACAGCAAATTAAGGCAGCTTTACCAGCAACTCATGTGGTGATGCTGACATCCCATCAAACGGAGACAGAAATTATTGCTGCACTGTCTAGCGGTGCTGATGCATATTGCATCAAGGGTGCAAGTGTGGAACGATTGTTAAATGCGATCGCTGCCGCAGTGGATGGTGCAGCTTACCTCGATCCGCAAATTGCCCGACGAGTAATTGATCATCTCAAACCCCCCTCACCCACCAACAACACCGCCAACTTATCTGGACGTGAATTAGAAGTATTGAAACTCATGGTAGACGGGTTGAGTAATCCAGAGATTGCACAAAAACTCTATCTCAGTCCCAACACTGTCAAAACTCACGTCCGAGGGATTATGAATAAATTAGCAGTAGACGATCGCGTGCAAGCAGCGGTAGTTGCATTGCGTTCAGGTTTAGTTTGA
- the era gene encoding GTPase Era: MKVEQKVTSIDNYTFSFSGEVTIPQAPPGFKSGFIGIIGRPNVGKSTLMNELVGQKIAITSPVAQTTRNRLRGILTTPEAQLIFVDTPGIHKPHHQLGEVLVQNAKIAIESVDVVLFVVDGAVACGAGDRFIADLLSRTKTPVILGLNKIDQQPADSQFLDDSYAQMAKSHEWEIVKFSAKTSAGLPQLQQLLIEHLEIGPLYYPPDLVTDQPERFIMGELIREQIILLTREEVPHSVAIAIDQVEESPNITRVLATINVERDSQKGILIGKGGSMLKSIGSEAREQIQKLIAGKVYLELFVKVQPKWRQSRVSLAELGYRVED, from the coding sequence ATGAAGGTGGAGCAAAAGGTGACTAGTATTGATAATTACACCTTCTCTTTTTCAGGAGAAGTAACAATCCCTCAGGCTCCTCCTGGCTTTAAATCAGGTTTTATCGGCATTATTGGTCGTCCGAATGTCGGTAAATCTACCTTGATGAATGAATTAGTAGGACAAAAAATTGCCATCACCTCACCAGTAGCGCAAACTACGCGTAACCGTTTGCGCGGCATTTTAACTACACCAGAGGCGCAGTTAATATTTGTAGATACCCCAGGAATTCATAAACCCCACCATCAATTAGGGGAAGTATTGGTGCAAAATGCCAAAATAGCCATTGAATCGGTAGATGTAGTGCTATTTGTGGTAGATGGAGCAGTGGCTTGTGGAGCAGGCGATCGCTTTATTGCCGATTTGCTCAGTCGCACCAAAACACCAGTAATTCTGGGTTTGAACAAAATCGACCAACAACCCGCTGATTCCCAGTTTCTAGATGATAGTTACGCCCAGATGGCCAAGTCCCATGAATGGGAAATCGTGAAATTCTCTGCCAAAACCAGTGCAGGATTACCACAACTCCAACAATTATTAATTGAACATTTAGAAATTGGGCCGTTATATTATCCGCCCGACTTGGTAACCGACCAGCCAGAACGCTTTATTATGGGAGAATTGATCCGAGAACAAATTATACTTTTGACTCGTGAGGAAGTACCCCATTCAGTAGCGATCGCCATAGACCAAGTAGAAGAAAGTCCTAACATTACCCGTGTACTCGCTACCATCAACGTCGAGCGCGATTCCCAAAAAGGCATACTCATTGGTAAGGGTGGATCGATGCTCAAATCAATTGGTAGCGAAGCCCGCGAACAAATCCAAAAATTAATCGCTGGCAAAGTTTACCTAGAACTGTTTGTGAAAGTCCAGCCAAAATGGCGACAATCACGGGTGAGTTTAGCCGAGTTAGGCTATCGCGTGGAAGACTAG
- a CDS encoding DUF4114 domain-containing protein, with the protein MKRTLFTAFIAATATLTGLVSKVETASASGFTWNNSWTQPTVLNKSQTGFDDAPFQQFVQAESVELPNSGQFKLDPTKLNLKYDHNVSVYFINEGAGYRNQLAFDAAGTTNKSGLVFNDISCEGNGCIGAWGGNALKLGDGVNLGNITAGTQLDFWLRADGLNRGDSANIFGTDTASNADGLQHAVAYAYNNYILLAFEDLYGGLHASGIDSATGKWNESSDRDFNDVIVVLDIGEANVRDLIGTSVPEPSVTLSMFALGAVSMFGLRRRRQTRTSN; encoded by the coding sequence ATGAAACGTACTTTATTCACTGCTTTCATTGCCGCTACAGCTACCTTGACCGGATTAGTATCCAAAGTAGAAACTGCATCTGCTTCTGGTTTTACTTGGAATAATTCTTGGACTCAACCCACGGTACTTAATAAATCTCAAACTGGTTTTGATGACGCTCCTTTCCAACAATTTGTTCAAGCAGAAAGCGTTGAACTTCCAAACAGCGGGCAATTTAAATTAGACCCGACTAAATTAAACCTCAAATACGACCACAATGTTTCTGTTTACTTTATTAATGAGGGTGCTGGTTATAGAAACCAGTTAGCTTTCGATGCCGCAGGAACTACTAATAAGTCTGGGCTGGTTTTTAATGATATTTCTTGTGAAGGAAATGGGTGTATTGGTGCTTGGGGCGGTAATGCACTCAAACTGGGTGATGGGGTAAATCTTGGTAATATTACCGCAGGTACTCAACTCGACTTCTGGTTGAGAGCTGATGGTCTCAACCGTGGTGACTCTGCTAATATCTTTGGTACGGACACTGCCTCTAATGCCGACGGACTACAGCACGCAGTTGCTTATGCCTACAACAACTACATCTTACTGGCATTCGAGGATTTATACGGTGGTTTACACGCTTCAGGGATAGATTCTGCAACTGGTAAGTGGAACGAAAGTTCTGACCGTGACTTTAATGATGTTATCGTCGTTCTTGATATCGGTGAGGCAAATGTTAGAGACTTGATTGGTACTAGCGTTCCTGAACCATCTGTTACTCTGTCAATGTTTGCGCTGGGAGCAGTTAGTATGTTTGGATTGCGTCGTCGCCGTCAAACTCGCACTTCTAACTAA